The Heyndrickxia acidicola sequence CAAGGCTTAAGTTAACCCTTTTTTCATGGCATTTTCCTCATAGATCTATTCGTAAAATGGATAAACCCTTATTAAATCCTTAAAACCACTCTGAATTTAGGATTACTGGCTTGGAACAAGCCCCCAGATAAAAACGTAATAAATACCAAAAATCAGGAAAATAAAAATAAGGGAGACAGATAAAAAAATCACCATAATTCTTGAAAAGCGGAACGTCTGATTATTAATATCTTTCCCTTTTTTAAAATAACTGAAGGTGCTAATGATCAAAGAAATGATCCCCACGAAAATGGAAGCCAATCCAATAACCTTAGCCAATATATCTCCGATAACAATCTTTTGTGTCTGGGTAGAAAAATGAAGATTGGTAATTAAAAAGCCAACCCCGATGATTGTAATGTTTGTACGGATCCAGGCAAGATACGTGCGCTCATTCGCAAGGTGCTGCTGAATATATTTTGATTCTCCAGTTTGTTCTATTTCTTTCATTTAGTATCCCTCTTTATAAAAGGCTATTGTCGTATAGGTTGTTACTTTACGTACAAAGAATTCTCTGCTTCCTACGTATAATAGTATTTTTAAAATTTGCATAGCCATTAATTCATTATTAATTGCATAAAATGCAGATTATAGTAATCCCTATACTTGATCTCTTTTACTTAAACCAGCCCTTCTCCTTTAAATGTGTTATCGCTTCAATTCTGTTCTTTACTCCCAGTTTTTCAAGGATAGCGGATATATAATTTCGGACTGTGCCTGTTTTTATACTAAGCTGATCAGCAATTTCCTTTGTGTCTTTTCCATCTGCTATTAAATCCAGTACCTCTCTTTCCCGATCAGTAAGCGGATTCTCCTCACTATAAATATCATCCATTAATTCGGGTGCAATTATTCTTCTGCCTTCCATTACACCTCGAATGGAACTCGCCAGTTCTTCGCTAGGACTGTCTTTTAGTAAATACCCTCTTACTCCTGCTTTTAAAGCCCGCTGAAAATAACCTGTGCGGGCAAATGTGGTTAAAATGATGACTTTGCAGTTCAGGCCCTTTATTTCTTCAGCTGCTTCAAGTCCACTCTTGCCAGGCATCTCAATATCCATAATACAGACATCCGGCTTGAGAGCCTTTACAAGCTCGATCGCTTCATCCCCGTTGGAAGCTTTTCCGACAACCTCCATATCTTCTTCAAGATTGAGAAGTGATCCAAAGGCTCCAAGAAGCATTTTCTGGTCTTCAGCTATAACAATCGTTATCATTTAAAGCCCTCCTAGTCTTTTTGCTTCACATCATTTGGTACCTTTATGATTAATACGGTTCCTTTTTCGGAAAAAAGCTCCATTTCTCCGTTTACAAAATCGAGCCGCTCTTTCATGCCGCTTAACCCATGGCCCCTCTCTTTATTTCCATCTTTAAATACCCCGTCATCGCTGATTATCAATTCTACCTCTTTCCAAGACTGGTTTATCATCACACTGCATTTGGCCGCACCGCTATGCTTAACAACATTCGTTACAGCCTCTTTTAGGCACATACTTAAAATATTTTCAGTAAAAAGCGATACATTTGTCAAAACTGTAGACCCATCAATCTCCAATTCAATCCCTGCTGCTTTTAAGATTTCCTTAATTTGCAGAACTTCCTCTTTTAACCGGATTCCTCTCATAGAAGAAACCATTTTTCTTACTTCATTAAGCGCCGTTCTGGCTGTTTGCTGAACATCCTTTAACTCCGCTCGCGCCTGCTCTGGATCCTTATAAATTAGTCTCCTTGCCAAATCACTTTTTAAACCGATAAGCGAAAGCTTTTGGCCTAATGTATCGTGGAGATCCCGTGCAATTCGCTGTCTTTCTTCTAACTTTATCAGCTCTGATATTTTTTTATTGGCATGTTCAAGTTTTTCCACTAGCTGTCCCTTTTCCTTCCGATTCCTTATGTTTAAGGGCAGGAGGATGACACTGATTCCCGTAATAATCACGAATGGCAGTTGCTTTAAAATTAAAGCATCCTGTATAAGGATATTATAGTTGATTGAGACCGTGGTACTGACAAGAAGCACAATATACAGAGAGGTAAACGCTATCCGATCTTTTATATTTCCTATATAATAAGCCAGAAAAAAAGAAAAATAAACATAGCTGTAAAGACTGGTAAAGGCTGTTGATATACCAATTAAAATAATGCTCCATAAATAAATCGTCCAGTTTGAAGCGGTAAAGGCAAAGCGGTAAAAGGCAAAAAATAAGAATGTAAGGAGGATTCCTGCCAGCATTTTAGCCAGAGAGTCCGCTTGTAAAATAAAGTAGAAGGGAAGGATACAGAGTATGGTCCATATATAAGGGGCTATACCATTGTTCCGATAAAATGTGGTTACCTTTTTAAACATTTCTTTACCTCTTTTTCCAGTAGATTCTCAAATAAATTCCCCAAACTATATCTATTGAAATTATCTTACCCATTCCTATCTTACAGGCTTTCTGTATGAGAACTATTTTTTATGTATTCTATATACAAACACTGCCCGGATAATGGGAAATCCGGGCAGTATGGAATAGGTTCTATTCATTTAAAGCTCTGTTTCTGGTCTAGCCTGTATCTTTTTATTTTTTAATTTAACATATCCCTTCAATTCTTTAAACCCGATAAACCTCTTGTTATTCTCATCCCAAAGGCGAAAGGATATGGAGCGGAGGCTTGTTGCCAAGGTAATTGTTGGAACATTTTGCAATGGCTTAATATCATTGTGTACAGCTTCCAATCGATAATTGGGCACTCTTGGGCTTAAATGATGGATGTGATGAAACCCGATATTCCCCGTAAGCCACTGAAGAATTTTAGGCAGCTTGTAAAAAGAGCTTCCTTCGACTGCTGCTTTTACATATTCCCATTCCTCATCACCCTCGAAATAAGAATCCTCAAACGTATGCTGTACATAAAAAAGCCAGACACCTGCTGAGCCGGAGATTAAGAAGATCGGCACTTGTACCAGCAGGAAGGATTGCCAGCCAATTGCAAGGCAGAGCAAGACTGCCAATGCAGCAATACAAAGATTCGTAATATACGTATTGATACGTTCCTTGCGTTTGGCTCCTTTTCGATTAAACCGATTTTTCAAAAGAAATTCATAAATAGGACCTAATCCAAACATAACAAATGGATTTCGATATGCACGGTAACAAAGCTTTTTCCAAATAGGCGCTGACAGGTATTCATCCACTGTCAGCATCCAGATATCCCCTGTTCCACGCTTATCAAGATTACTGCTTGTGGCATGGTGAACAGAATGGCTGTGC is a genomic window containing:
- a CDS encoding YidH family protein, producing MKEIEQTGESKYIQQHLANERTYLAWIRTNITIIGVGFLITNLHFSTQTQKIVIGDILAKVIGLASIFVGIISLIISTFSYFKKGKDINNQTFRFSRIMVIFLSVSLIFIFLIFGIYYVFIWGLVPSQ
- a CDS encoding response regulator transcription factor gives rise to the protein MITIVIAEDQKMLLGAFGSLLNLEEDMEVVGKASNGDEAIELVKALKPDVCIMDIEMPGKSGLEAAEEIKGLNCKVIILTTFARTGYFQRALKAGVRGYLLKDSPSEELASSIRGVMEGRRIIAPELMDDIYSEENPLTDREREVLDLIADGKDTKEIADQLSIKTGTVRNYISAILEKLGVKNRIEAITHLKEKGWFK
- a CDS encoding sensor histidine kinase, with the protein product MFKKVTTFYRNNGIAPYIWTILCILPFYFILQADSLAKMLAGILLTFLFFAFYRFAFTASNWTIYLWSIILIGISTAFTSLYSYVYFSFFLAYYIGNIKDRIAFTSLYIVLLVSTTVSINYNILIQDALILKQLPFVIITGISVILLPLNIRNRKEKGQLVEKLEHANKKISELIKLEERQRIARDLHDTLGQKLSLIGLKSDLARRLIYKDPEQARAELKDVQQTARTALNEVRKMVSSMRGIRLKEEVLQIKEILKAAGIELEIDGSTVLTNVSLFTENILSMCLKEAVTNVVKHSGAAKCSVMINQSWKEVELIISDDGVFKDGNKERGHGLSGMKERLDFVNGEMELFSEKGTVLIIKVPNDVKQKD
- a CDS encoding fatty acid desaturase; amino-acid sequence: MNKTKKANLNLKKLTSPYERSDTKGSVRQIINTIVPFLIVWILAYESLSVSYLLTLAFAVVGAGFLTRIFIIFHDCCHHSFFKNRRANKILGTITGILTLFPYNQWQHSHSVHHATSSNLDKRGTGDIWMLTVDEYLSAPIWKKLCYRAYRNPFVMFGLGPIYEFLLKNRFNRKGAKRKERINTYITNLCIAALAVLLCLAIGWQSFLLVQVPIFLISGSAGVWLFYVQHTFEDSYFEGDEEWEYVKAAVEGSSFYKLPKILQWLTGNIGFHHIHHLSPRVPNYRLEAVHNDIKPLQNVPTITLATSLRSISFRLWDENNKRFIGFKELKGYVKLKNKKIQARPETEL